TAATAGATAATACCTGATTATCAATATTTATATGAAAATCAGATTTACTTAAACCAGGAACAGCCATTTCTACAATATAACTGTCTGCTCTTTCTTTAATGTTTACTTTAGGTAAAGTAATACCTCTGTTAAAGTTCGATGTAAGTACAGCTGGTAAATCTCTATTAAACATATCGTCTAACCAACTAGATAAGTTAGGGAAGTTTAGATTTGAATTAGTGCTTGTTAAACTTCCGTTTTTAGGAACATTAATTAAATTGCTCATAATTACAAAATTTTAATTAAACATTATTTCAAAAATGAAATCTTATGCGATTTCAATAATCTATTTTACAAATAATGAACCAAAATAAAAATTACAAAACTCCTTTAATTAAACTTTTAAATTTCTTTAACACACAACTGTTATTTTTTCAGCGACACACTATCATCCGCTAAAAAACTGTCATTTTGTCATTCTTAAAACAAACCAAAAAACTTTTTTTAAACCAACATCAGTTTTTTAACAAGCTCCTCTCCTATTTCCTCATTAATCATACGTATAATCTTATCTTTTCCGTAACTTAACTCTTCTCGTAGTACCGAAGAAGATAGACGAACAATTAAAGTTCCGTTTTGTAATTTCACTTCACTAGTATAAGAAGCTACTCCTGCACCCATCAGCTTTTCCCAAGCTTCATCAATATGAATTTTTTGAAATCCTTTTTTCAACTTATTATTCTCCTGAATAAAGCTTCCCATTAAATCTTTGATTGAAAAACTATCGTTTTCTCTTTTAGCCATTTGATTTACTTTTTGCCTTGTTTTCTTGCAATAAGATTATAATTTAAAAATCTGATACTCTTGATTACTCTTTTTTATCACTTCCTCTGTTCGATCGGCATGTGTATCTGTAATAAAAATTTGCCCAAACTCATCACTATTCACTAAATCAACAATTTGAGCAACCCTATTTTCATCTAACTTATCAAAAATATCATCCAATAACAAAATAGGAGTTACATTAGATTGCTTTTTAATAAATTCAAACTGCGCTAATTTTAATGCTATCAAATATGATTTTTGTTGTCCTTGTGAACCAAATTTTTTAATGGGATGTTCCTCTATTTCAAAATTTAAATCATCCTTATGAATCCCTACCGATGTATACTGTAGCATTTTATCTTTCTCTAAACTTTGTTGCAACAAAACTTCTAAAGACACCTCGTGTAACTGACTTTTATAACGTAAATTTACTTCTTCATTTGCTCCAGAAATAATTTTATGCTTATCGTTAAAAATAGGCACAAACTCTTCTAAAAAAGCTTTTCTTTTGTTATAAATAATCGTTCCATACTCAATTAACTGCTCATCGTATACTTTTAAATTTAACGCATCAAATGTTCTATTGGCAGCAAAATACTTCAACAATGCATTTCGCTGACTCACCGTTTTAGTATACGAAATTAACGTTTGTAAATACTTTTTATCTTGTTGAGAAATTACTCCGTCAATAAATTTACGACGAGTTTCGCTTCCTTCAACAATTAAATCCCTATCCGCAGGAGAAATAATCACCAACGGTAGCTGCCCTATATGTTCAGAAAATTTTTCGTAGGCTTTTCCATTGCGTTTCAATACTTTTTTCTGACCTCTTTTTAAGGAACAGATAATTTTTTCTTGTCGATCGTTTAACAAATAATCTCCTTCAACCATAAAAAAATCTTGACCATGTCGAATATTCTGTCCTGCAATCGAATTGAAGTAACTTTTAGCAAAAGACAAGTAATAAATTGCGTCTAACACATTGGTTTTTCCAATACCGTTATTACCAACAAAACAGTTAATTTTCTTTTGAAAATCAAAAGTTTGTGATTCAATATTCTTAAAATTAACCAAAGAAAGTTTTTGCAAATACATGAATAAGCCCTGTTACTAAAAGAAAGCGCAAATTATCGAAAATTTACGAAAAAACGACTTTTAAAATCCAATTAAAAAAACTATTTTTGTCGCCACTAATTTTTTAAGCAATTATGGCTACATACAAGAAAAGAGGTTATAAACCTAAGAAAGAAAAGGTTACACAAGAAGTAGAAGAAACATTTGATGAATCTCAAAGTACTACAGCTGAAGTATTTAATACTTTAGATGATACGGCGAACAAATCAGAGGAATGGATTGAAAAAAATAGCAAGCCATTATTTTACGGATTGGTAACTGTTGCAGCTTTAATTTTAGTGTACTTAGCTTACAACAAATTTATTGCTGAGCCAACACAACAAGAAGCTTCTAACGAATTAGCATACCCTCGTACTTTCTTTGAAAAAGCAAATACCTCTGCTGGTGCTATTGCTGATTCATTATACACTTTAGGTTTAGAAGGTGGTGATGGAAAATATGGTTTCATTGACATTGCTGAGCAATTTAGTGGAACTAAAGCTGGTAACTTAGCTAGCTATTATGCAGGTATTTCTTACTTAAAAATGAAAAAATACGAAGAGGCTATCGAGTATTTAAGTGACTTTAGTTCTGACGATGAGTTATTAGGTCCTACTGCTTTAGGTGCTATTGGTGATGCTTTTGCTGACATCAATCAGCCAGAAGATGCTTTAGATTACTATCAAAAAGCAGCAAATAAAAAAGACAATCAATTTACTACGCCTTTATTCTTATTCAAAGCAGCTCAAATTGCAATGGACTTAAAAGAGTATGGTAAAGCTGAAAAATTTTATACAACCATTAAAGAAAAATACGCTGATTCTGATCAAGGAAGAGATATTGAAAAATATATCAACAGTGCAAAATACGCTCAATAATGGCAACAACAAATTTATCTTATTACGATAAAGCAACAATCCCAAATGCGAAGTCTTTTCGATTTGGGATTGTTGTTTCAGAATGGAATCCTGAAATCACTAAAAACCTTCATAAAGGTGCTATTGAAACTTTACTAGATTGTGGAGCTACAGAGGAAAATATTGTTTCTTGGGATGTTCCTGGTAGTTTTGAATTAGTGTACGGATGTAAAAGAATGATCGAAACACAAAAATTAGATGCCATTATCGCCATTGGGAATGTGATTCAAGGTGAAACCAAGCATTTCGATTTTGTATGTGAAGGAGTTACTCAAGGAATTGTAGATTTAAACATTAAGTACGATGTTCCTGTAATTTTTTGTGTATTAACCGATAACACCAAACAACAATCTATTGATCGTTCTGGTGGCAAACTAGGTAACAAAGGAATTGAATGTGCAGTAGCTGCAATTAAAATGGCAGCAATTAAAAATCAAGAACGCCCATCAAGTTCATTAGGTTTTTAATTAATCCTGTTATAGTTAAACATTATTAAAAAGCGTTTAGGTTCCAAAATCTAAACGCTTTTTAACTTTAATTTATATACATTTTTTGACCACCTCTCTATAATTCAGTAACTTTGGAACTCGTCTTATTTGGTGTGATTTTTGTTCCACTTAAGCTATTAAAGAAGCAACGATTTTATGGGATTTATCAAAAGAGAAAATAAAAAGTTCGATTACAAACCTCGTTATTATAAGGGAGAAGGTAATCCTTATCAAGTGAAACATAAATTTGATGAGTACAGAACTACTGTTGGAAAAAGAAAAAGTTTAAAGGGAAAGTTTAATGCTGCTTTTGACGAATTTAAAGAGTCTGGTTACAAACTGAACAAAACTATAGTTGTTATAGCGTTGGTTTTAACGCTTATTTTCTTGTTTATTATCGACTTTGATCT
The nucleotide sequence above comes from Tenacibaculum singaporense. Encoded proteins:
- a CDS encoding Hsp20/alpha crystallin family protein, encoding MSNLINVPKNGSLTSTNSNLNFPNLSSWLDDMFNRDLPAVLTSNFNRGITLPKVNIKERADSYIVEMAVPGLSKSDFHINIDNQVLSISTETNETNEEKQENYIRREFGYSSFKRTFTLPESVNDDKINASYKDGVLNIFLPKKDEAKQKPARTIKIS
- a CDS encoding DUF721 domain-containing protein — translated: MAKRENDSFSIKDLMGSFIQENNKLKKGFQKIHIDEAWEKLMGAGVASYTSEVKLQNGTLIVRLSSSVLREELSYGKDKIIRMINEEIGEELVKKLMLV
- the recF gene encoding DNA replication/repair protein RecF (All proteins in this family for which functions are known are DNA-binding proteins that assist the filamentation of RecA onto DNA for the initiation of recombination or recombinational repair.), which encodes MYLQKLSLVNFKNIESQTFDFQKKINCFVGNNGIGKTNVLDAIYYLSFAKSYFNSIAGQNIRHGQDFFMVEGDYLLNDRQEKIICSLKRGQKKVLKRNGKAYEKFSEHIGQLPLVIISPADRDLIVEGSETRRKFIDGVISQQDKKYLQTLISYTKTVSQRNALLKYFAANRTFDALNLKVYDEQLIEYGTIIYNKRKAFLEEFVPIFNDKHKIISGANEEVNLRYKSQLHEVSLEVLLQQSLEKDKMLQYTSVGIHKDDLNFEIEEHPIKKFGSQGQQKSYLIALKLAQFEFIKKQSNVTPILLLDDIFDKLDENRVAQIVDLVNSDEFGQIFITDTHADRTEEVIKKSNQEYQIFKL
- a CDS encoding tetratricopeptide repeat protein, whose product is MATYKKRGYKPKKEKVTQEVEETFDESQSTTAEVFNTLDDTANKSEEWIEKNSKPLFYGLVTVAALILVYLAYNKFIAEPTQQEASNELAYPRTFFEKANTSAGAIADSLYTLGLEGGDGKYGFIDIAEQFSGTKAGNLASYYAGISYLKMKKYEEAIEYLSDFSSDDELLGPTALGAIGDAFADINQPEDALDYYQKAANKKDNQFTTPLFLFKAAQIAMDLKEYGKAEKFYTTIKEKYADSDQGRDIEKYINSAKYAQ
- the ribH gene encoding 6,7-dimethyl-8-ribityllumazine synthase; amino-acid sequence: MATTNLSYYDKATIPNAKSFRFGIVVSEWNPEITKNLHKGAIETLLDCGATEENIVSWDVPGSFELVYGCKRMIETQKLDAIIAIGNVIQGETKHFDFVCEGVTQGIVDLNIKYDVPVIFCVLTDNTKQQSIDRSGGKLGNKGIECAVAAIKMAAIKNQERPSSSLGF
- a CDS encoding riboflavin synthase subunit beta, coding for MGFIKRENKKFDYKPRYYKGEGNPYQVKHKFDEYRTTVGKRKSLKGKFNAAFDEFKESGYKLNKTIVVIALVLTLIFLFIIDFDLTIFFPKK